The Gemmatimonadaceae bacterium genomic sequence AATGGGGGTGGGGACTTTGAGACGATCACTTCCTGGGGAATTTCACGCGATCACTGACACCGTCACGTCGAGCTCGCGCCCGATCTGTGCGAGCGGCACGCCGGGCCCGCGTTCCTTCACCATCCGGACCGCCTCCCGCTTGAACTCGTCGCTCAACGTCCGGCGTGCCCGACGACCACCATGTTGGTTCCGTTTCATGAACTGCCTCCCGCTCCAACCTAGGGTGAGGAACTAGTCCACGAAATCGGGTCAACTCCACCCCACGTATACGCTATCTTTCCCATCATGCATCCCCGCAAAGTCTCCCGCACCTCCCTGCGGCGCTTCGAAGATCTCCCCAACATCGGCCCGGCCATGGCTGGCGACTTCGTGGCACTCGGCTACACGACGCCGTTGCAGCTGACGGGGGCGGATCCGTATGCGCTGTACCAGCGCCTGTGCGCGCTGACGAACACCCGACAGGATCCGTGCGTGCTGGACGTGTTCATGTCGGTAACGCGCTTTCTGGATGGCGAAGAGCCGCGCGCGTG encodes the following:
- a CDS encoding helix-hairpin-helix domain-containing protein, which translates into the protein MHPRKVSRTSLRRFEDLPNIGPAMAGDFVALGYTTPLQLTGADPYALYQRLCALTNTRQDPCVLDVFMSVTRFLDGEEPRAWWDFTAERKQRYGI